A DNA window from Melanotaenia boesemani isolate fMelBoe1 chromosome 6, fMelBoe1.pri, whole genome shotgun sequence contains the following coding sequences:
- the slc6a3 gene encoding sodium-dependent dopamine transporter, translated as MSSVAAHEKPSTNTMGPKEVELILVKEQNGVQFTSTTLVAPAPSQTNPSGEGERETWGKKIDFLLSVIGFAVDLANVWRFPYLCYKNGGGAFLVPYLFFMVIAGMPLFYMELALGQYNREGAAGVWKICPIFKGVGFTVILISLYVGFYYNVIISWALFYLFSSFTRELPWVHCNNTWNSANCSDWADNSSIGDIYKATPAQEYFERGVLHIQDSNGIDDLGRPRWQLTSCLAVVIVLLYFSLWKGVKTSGKVVWITATMPYVVLTVLLLRGVTLPGAIDGIKAYLSVDFLRLCDAKVWIEAATQICFSLGVGFGVLIAFSSYNKFSNNCYRDAIITSSINSLTSFFSGFVVFSFLGYMSHKHNVALDKVARDGAGLVFVIYPEAIATLPGSSVWAVIFFIMLLTLGIDSAMGGMESVITGLIDEFKFLHKHRELFTLFIVVSTFLISLFCVTNGGMYVFTLLDHFAAGTSILFGVLIEAIGIAWFYGVDRFSDDVEEMIGQRPGWYWRLCWKFVSPCFLLFMVVVSFATFNPPNYGSYTFPPWANLLGWCLAMSSMTMVPLYAIYKLCTLPGKFCNRLAYAITPETEHHLVDNGEVRQFTLHHWLVV; from the exons ATGTCCTCAGTTGCAGCCCATGAAAAACCCTCCACCAACACCATGGGACCTAAAGAG GTGGAGCTGATCCTTGTAAAGGAGCAGAATGGGGTTCAGTTTACTTCTACCACCTTAGTGGCTCCGGCCCCATCTCAGACCAACCCCAGCGGTGAGGGGGAAAGGGAGACCTGGGGGAAGAAGATTGACTTTCTCCTGTCCGTGATAGGATTTGCTGTGGATCTTGCAAATGTATGGAGATTCCCTTACCTCTGCTACAAGAACGGAGGAG GTGCGTTCCTGGTGCCGTACCTTTTCTTCATGGTGATAGCAGGAATGCCTCTTTTCTACATGGAGTTGGCTCTGGGACAGTATAACAGGGAAGGTGCAGCAGGTGTCTGGAAGATATGTCCCATATTTAAAG GTGTAGGCTTTACGGTGATCCTCATTTCCCTTTATGTTGGCTTCTACTATAACGTCATTATCTCCTGGGCGCTGTTCTACCTCTTCTCCTCATTCACCCGCGAACTACCCTGGGTCCATTGCAACAACACCTGGAACAGTGCAAACTGCTCAGACTGGGCTGACAACAGCTCAATCGGTGACATTTACAAAGCCACTCCAGCTCAGGAGTACTTTGA ACGAGGGGTCCTCCATATTCAGGACAGTAATGGTATTGATGACCTGGGCCGTCCACGCTGGCAGCTCACTTCCTGTTTGGCTGTGGTGATTGTTTTACTCTACTTTAGTCTCTGGAAGGGAGTCAAGACCTCTGGCAAG GTTGTGTGGATCACAGCCACCATGCCCTATGTGGTCTTGACTGTGCTGCTGCTCCGTGGAGTCACTCTGCCTGGAGCTATCGATGGCATTAAAGCGTACCTCTCAGTGGACTTCCTGAGACTCTGTGATGCCAAG GTCTGGATTGAGGCAGCAACGCAGATCTGTTTCTCGCTGGGAGTGGGGTTTGGTGTGCTAATTGCCTTTTCCAGCTACAACAAATTCAGCAACAACTGCTACAG AGATGCCATCATAACCAGCTCCATCAATTCTTTAACCAGCTTCTTCTCTGGCTTTGTGGTCTTCTCCTTCCTTGGTTACATGTCCCATAAGCACAACGTGGCTCTCGATAAAGTTGCCAGAGATG GCGCTGGGTTGGTGTTTGTCATTTATCCCGAAGCTATTGCAACATTGCCCGGATCATCAGTGTGGGcagtcatttttttcatcatgctGCTGACACTGGGAATAGACAGTGCT ATGGGTGGAATGGAGTCGGTGATCACAGGGCTAATTGATGAATTCAAATTtcttcacaaacacagagagctgTTCACTCTCTTCATTGTTGTTTCCACGTTTCTCATATCTCTCTTCTGCGTCACAAAT GGAGGAATGTATGTGTTCACTCTGCTGGATCATTTTGCAGCAGGAACATCGATTCTCTTTGGAGTGCTTATTGAAGCCATCGGCATTGCATGGTTCTATG gAGTGGATCGTTTCAGTGATGATGTTGAGGAGATGATTGGCCAGCGACCAGGCTGGTACTGGAGGCTGTGCTGGAAGTTTGTCAGTCCCTGCTTCCTCCTG TTTATGGTTGTGGTTAGCTTTGCCACGTTTAACCCCCCGAACTACGGCTCCTACACGTTTCCTCCATGGGCTAACTTGCTAGGGTGGTGTCTGGCCATGTCTTCAATGACCATGGTGCCTCTCTACGCCATCTACAAACTCTGCACACTGCCTGGGAAGTTTTGCAAT AGACTGGCTTATGCCATCACCCCTGAGACAGAGCATCATCTGGTAGACAATGGGGAGGTTCGGCAGTTCACT TTGCATCATTGGCTGGTGGTCTGA